From Deltaproteobacteria bacterium:
ACGACACCGACAAGCGCGCCCGCGAGCTGTTGATTGACGCCCTGACCGGCAACAAAGACGGCTTGGCGCCGCATTTGAAAGCGCTGCAAAGCGAAGACGCCAAGCTGCAAAAGCAACACGGCACGGTCACCGGTCTCGCCGAACACGCCCAGGACTTGCTCAACAATACGATCGCCGATCGCGAACGCTACATCGCCGCGCAAAAGGATGCGATCAATAACAGCACCACGCCGGCGCGAAAAAAATATTTGGCAGCGATCGTCGACCGCGACGATCTCAATCAGTCCGACCAACTCATGCGTCAGAGCTCGACTAATTTTTTTGGCGGGCTGGCCAACCGCCTGCTGAGTTCTATCGATTTAGTTGGCGTCGCCTCGGGCAATTTCATCGGCGCCGCCGCGGAAACCGCGGTGAGCCAGCTCTATGCATTAATGGATAAAGATATGCCGGCGGAAGAGCGGCGCGCCTTGGCGCGCGACCTCGATCATCTCAAACGCTTTCCCGACGATCCGCGCAATGCCGCGATCGTCAAACAAGTCGAAGCCCTCGACAAAAAGAAAAAAGCCGCCCTGGCGGCCAAACAGATCGTCAACGCCAACCAAGCCTTGGCCAAAGGCGATTTTCCCCGCGCGCAATTTCACGCCGACCTTGCGTCGCTCTTGGAGCCGGCATCCAAGGACGCGGAAAATATCCGCCAGCAAGCCGAAAAAGCGCTCAGCCAATTAGACGCCGCGCGCAAACCCGCTTTAACGGCAAAAGTCGAAACCAACGCGAGCGCCGAACAAAAAGCCCAACAAGCCGACATCGCGCGCCTGCTGCAAGCTTTGTCGCTGCGCGATAGCAACCAGATCCAGCGCGTCGCCGTCGAGCTCGATCGCAAGTATCGCGGCAAACCTCTGGCCGATGCGGCGCGGGACGCCGAAGCGGTGGGGTTGGAAATCAAAGGTTGGCACGAAGCGGCGAAAAAAGCCGTCGCGGAAATCGCCAAGTCGACGGTCAATCCCGAACTTAAGCAACGCGCCAACGCGCTCTTGCAAAGCCCTGAATACAATCTGCTCACGCCCTTCAACGACGCCCGTAGCGAGCGCCAGCTGGAATCGATGAAGTATGTCTTGCTCGGCGAAAATTTTCTGAGAAAAAATCTCTTGTTCGCCGCCGGCGCCATGGCCGCCGCCGGTCCCGGCGCGGTGGCGACCTTGGGCATGGCCAACGCGGTGATGGTGGGAACCAATTTTTATCAAGTGATGACGAATAACCCGATCTCGGCCCAACCGGTGATCGACGCCGGCGTCGCCTATGTGCGGAGCCACCCCAACTCCGACAATGCTGGTGAAGTTTATAAAATTCTCGCCGACGCCTTCGAAGAACGCGGCCTGTACGACAAGGCGATCGGCTATCACGAACTGGCCAATTCACCGAAAGAAAAAATCGCCGCGCTGCAAGACAAAGCGGCCAAGGCGCTGCTCAACGCCGCGACTAAAAGTGGCGAGCGCGGCGCGCGGGAATATTATCTGACCAGCATCATCGATCAGCATCCCGAATCGGCGTCGGCTGCCGAAGCGACCAAGAAGCTCGCCGAACTGGCCAAGGAAGAGAATCAGGGCATGCGCATGAGCAAGCAGTTTTTGCTCGAACATCCCGAACTCTACGGCCCCCACGGCCTCGGCCTCAAGGCCAGCCTGTTCGACGGCAACCCGAACAACATGGAGATCGCCGAGCGCGGCGTTAACTTGATCAGCGACAACGAAATGTTGGTCTACTATCAAACCCCCTGGGGCGTGCGCAGCCAAAACTATCCGCTGGCGAAATCGGTGAGCGCTCGTTTCTTCGTCACTCTGCGGGAAAAAAATCTTCAAGTCGCCATGGCCGACGTCAACCAGCGCGCCCGCGACAGCGTCGGCGGCATCAAGAATCTGCCCGGCGCCATCGTCCGCGCCGAGCGCGAACGGCGTGGCGCCAATCGCGAGGTGCGCGCCGAGGACAACTCCATGCTGAGTTTGGTCCGTGAAGCCGGGCCCGCCGGCTATGCGAAAGTGTTGGATGCCCAGATGCTCAGCGACAACGAGCGCGATCCCGGCAGCAAGTATCAGATGCCGCCAGTTTCCGGCAGCATTTCGGCGAGTCGATTCAGTCTATCCGGCGGACTGCCGACCGGCCTGTGGGGCAATCAACTGGCCATCGGCAGCGATCGCGGCGGCGCCTTCGCCGGTGTGCAACTGCCGATCCCGCTCCTCGAAGGATTCATTCCCGTCGACTTCATGGTCCAAGGCCGCCCCGGCGGCATTTCGATTTACCCGCGCCTACGTACGAGCGCCGAGGCCGGCGCCGGCGCCGACCCCGAACTTTATCGCTGATGAAATTCCCGGCAAATCCACGGCGATATAATTGATCGCTAACCGATGAGCTTGTTACCAGTTCGAAAAGAAATCTCCCGCGGCGCCATTTCCATCTTGGCCGGCGTCGCGCTTTGGGAAATCCTGGCGCGCGCGTTGCTGGAAAACGAACTGTTGATCCCGCCGCCGAGCAGCATCGCCAGAACATTTTGGACACTCGCCGCCAGCGGCCAATTGAACAAACATTTCGCCGCCACCGCCACGGAATTTATTTACGGCTTCAGCGCCGCCTGCGTTGTCGGCGTCCTGCTCGGTTACTTGATGGGCATGTACCGCTGGTTCGACGAGATCATGGACCCGTGGATGGCGGCACTCTATTCGATCCCGGTGATCGCACTTGTGCCGATGATCATCATCTGGTTCGGCATCGGTATATTGTCTAAAATCGTCGTGGTTTTCAAAATCACTCTGGTGGCGATCATTTTGAATACCGCGGCCGGGATAAAAAACTTGGACCCTGTTTGGTTGGAATTGGCCCAGTCCATGCGCCTATCGAGCTGGCAGACCACTTATAAGATTCGTCTACCCGGCGCTCTGCCTTTTATCATCACCGGCATGCGCTTGGGCGTCGGCCGCGCGCTCCTCGCCGTCGTGGTCGCGGAATTGATGGCATCGAATGCCGGCCTGGGCTATTTACTGCGAGAGTCGTCGGAGACTTGGGATAGCCCGAAACTTTTCGTCACGGTGATCATGCTCGCGGTCATCGGCCTGACCAGCTTTAATTTAATCAAGCGCTTCGAGAAACGCATGGCGCCCTGGCGCCAGAGCGCTGAATGGTCGGCGGATTCTTAACGCCGCCGCAAGCAATGAACCAAGATCAACGCAATCTAGTTTCAATTTTTCTCCGGCTCGGCTCCGTGCTCACCGGCCTCATCGGCTGGCATTACTTGGCCGTGGTCATCAAAGACGCCGGCATCCTGGTTTCGCCGCTGGAAGTCGTCAGCAAAGCTTATGAAATGATGATCACCACCGGCGAACTTTATCCGCATCTGTTGGCCAGCTCGGTGATATTTTTTTACGGCTTTGTCCTGGCGGTCATCGTCGGCGTGCCGCTGGGCTTCGTCATGGCCTTGAGTCCGCTGGTGCGCGACTACGTCAATCCCTGGATGACCACGCTTTATACCGCGCCGCGCATCGCCTTCGCGCCGGTACTGCTCCTTTGGTTCGGCATCGGCGCGGGATCGAAAATCGCCATTGTCTTTTTGGGCTGCGTCTTTCCCGTGCTGATCAATTCTTATTACGGTATGCGCGTGGTCAACCGCGAGTATGTCGAACTGGCGCGCTCCTATCGCTTGGGCCGCTGGGCGCTATTTAGAAAAATCCTTTTGCCCGCGTCGGTGCCGTACATTCTCGCCGGCGTGCGCTTGGCCATCGGACGCGGCCTCACCGGCGTCGCCATCGCCGAATGGTTCGGCGCCACCGAAGGGCTCGGCTATTTGATCTTCTTCGCCGGCCAGACCTTGAATATACCGACGCTGTTCGTCGGCGTCACGGTGTTCGCGGCGCTGGGGATACTCGGTTTCGAAATCGTCCGGCGCGTCGAGAATTATGCCACGCCCTGGCGCGGACAAGCGCAAGGAAATTGACCATGGCCGCGCCCGTCCTAGAGCTACGCAACTTGAACAAGGAAATTCCCCGGCCAGGAAAAGCGCCGTTCGAGATTTTTCGCAACATCAATCTCACCGTGCGCGAAGGCGAGTTCGTCAGCATCGTCGGCCCGAGCGGCTGCGGCAAGACCACCATGCTGCGCGTCGTCAACGGCCTCATGCCCCATTCCGGCGGCGAGATTTTACTCGACGGCAAAGCCGCCGACCGAGTGAGCGACCAACTTTTGATGGGCTTCGTCTTTCAAGGCGCGTCGCTGCTGCCTTGGCGCACTAGTTTGAAAAATGTTTTACTCGGTCTCGAAGGGCGCGGCCGCAACGGCAAAGACGCCGAGCAAATCGCCAAAAAATTTCTCAACTTAGTAGGATTGAACGGTTTTGAAAACAATTATCCGCACGAACTCTCCGGCGGCATGCAGCAGCGCGTCAATCTCGCCCGCGCCTTGGCGGTCAACCCGCGAATCTTGCTGATGGACGAACCCTTCGCCGCCCTGGATGCCCAGACCCGCAGCTTCATGCAGCTGGAGCTGCTGCGCATCTGGGCCGAGACCAAGAAAACCGTGATCTTCGTCACCCACATGATCGCCGAAGCGATCTTGCTCTCCGACCGCGTCATCGTCTTCAGCCACCGCCCCGGCACGATAAAATCTGAATTCGACATCCCCTTGCCGCGTCCAAGGGACATGGATATTAAATCCGATCCGCAATTTCTGCACCTGGAAAATCAAATCTGGAAACAAATCGAGCAGGAAGTCAAATCCGCCGGCGGCTTTTCCCAGCTGTGAAGAATGGAGTACTGGAGTG
This genomic window contains:
- a CDS encoding ABC transporter permease: MSLLPVRKEISRGAISILAGVALWEILARALLENELLIPPPSSIARTFWTLAASGQLNKHFAATATEFIYGFSAACVVGVLLGYLMGMYRWFDEIMDPWMAALYSIPVIALVPMIIIWFGIGILSKIVVVFKITLVAIILNTAAGIKNLDPVWLELAQSMRLSSWQTTYKIRLPGALPFIITGMRLGVGRALLAVVVAELMASNAGLGYLLRESSETWDSPKLFVTVIMLAVIGLTSFNLIKRFEKRMAPWRQSAEWSADS
- a CDS encoding ABC transporter ATP-binding protein, whose product is MAAPVLELRNLNKEIPRPGKAPFEIFRNINLTVREGEFVSIVGPSGCGKTTMLRVVNGLMPHSGGEILLDGKAADRVSDQLLMGFVFQGASLLPWRTSLKNVLLGLEGRGRNGKDAEQIAKKFLNLVGLNGFENNYPHELSGGMQQRVNLARALAVNPRILLMDEPFAALDAQTRSFMQLELLRIWAETKKTVIFVTHMIAEAILLSDRVIVFSHRPGTIKSEFDIPLPRPRDMDIKSDPQFLHLENQIWKQIEQEVKSAGGFSQL
- a CDS encoding ABC transporter permease; its protein translation is MVGGFLTPPQAMNQDQRNLVSIFLRLGSVLTGLIGWHYLAVVIKDAGILVSPLEVVSKAYEMMITTGELYPHLLASSVIFFYGFVLAVIVGVPLGFVMALSPLVRDYVNPWMTTLYTAPRIAFAPVLLLWFGIGAGSKIAIVFLGCVFPVLINSYYGMRVVNREYVELARSYRLGRWALFRKILLPASVPYILAGVRLAIGRGLTGVAIAEWFGATEGLGYLIFFAGQTLNIPTLFVGVTVFAALGILGFEIVRRVENYATPWRGQAQGN